One Mycolicibacterium goodii genomic region harbors:
- a CDS encoding TM0106 family RecB-like putative nuclease encodes MFVTEDNGPRVIYSASDLAAAARCEYALLRAFDAQLGRGPAVASEDELLARTAQLGGEHEQRHLDELRGGDTDITIIGRPRYTVAGLTAAAHATLAAVEQRAPVIYQAAMFDGRFAGFADFLILADGQYRLRDTKLARSVKVEALLQLAAYSETLAAAGVPVAAEVELVLGDGAVATYPVDELLPVYRPRRAALEHLLDTHLAGGKPVSWEDTDVRACFRCPECAVQVRAHDDLLLVAGMRTSQRARLIDAGITTVSELAARPVDEPIPGLHPRIAQGLTAQARLQRAPRVGKKPPYEVVDPQPLMSLPNPDRGDLFFDFEGDPLWTDDGVQWGLEYMFGVLGTAPRPDEDFRPLWAHNRHEERRALRDFLAMVRKRRKRYPNMHVYHYAAYEKTALLRLAGRYGEGEDEVDELLREGVLVDLYPLVRKSIRVGTENYSLKSLEPLYMGSQLRDGDVTTATDSITQYGLYCTLRAEGRDDEAALVLKQIEDYNLYDCVSTRKLRDWLINRAIECSVPPLGAQPVGRDSTPEPEDQLARTLRRFAGDDERSPQQQAVAMIAAARGYHRREDKPFWWSHFDRLNHPVEEWSDGPGVFVVDTALVQVDWHTPPRARKPQRRVRLTGAMAAGELSREMYALYEPPAPPGLTDDPERRAFGSVQVLEADDPSAPTEVLVCEREPKEGGTFHQLPFALTPGPPIRTTALQNSIETTAAQIAGALPRLPDNAVIDILLRRPPRTRSGGPLPQGRAPVQDLITAALLDLDSSYLAVHGPPGTGKTFTSAAVIARLVNEHQWRIGVVAQAHAVVENLFRDVIAAGVAADAVAKKPHGDNADWTELNEKDYPDFLEQHAGTGCVIGGTAWDFANPTRIPPGSLDLLVVEEAGQYSLANTIAVAPAARNLLLLGDPQQLPQVSAGTHPEPVDTSALGWLVDGRHTLPAELGYFLDCSYRMHPAVCSAVSRLSYDNRLRSVDGVTAARRLDGQEPGVHVLLVDHDGNATDSPEEAKVIVAEIGRLLGAAWTDERGTVPLGQEHVLIVTPYNAQVVTMRRHLDTAGLTDVRVGTVDKFQGQQAPVVFISMVASSVDDVPRGISFLLNRNRLNVAVSRAKYAAVIVRSAALTEYLPSTPAGVVELGAFLALPSAPHLGDEPSGRPTPSPTG; translated from the coding sequence GTGTTCGTCACCGAGGACAACGGACCGCGGGTGATCTACAGCGCGTCGGACCTCGCGGCGGCCGCGCGCTGTGAGTACGCGCTGCTGCGCGCGTTCGACGCCCAGCTGGGACGCGGACCCGCCGTGGCATCGGAAGACGAACTTCTCGCGCGCACCGCACAACTCGGTGGCGAGCACGAACAGCGTCACCTCGACGAGTTACGGGGCGGCGATACCGACATCACGATCATCGGCCGCCCGCGCTACACCGTGGCCGGCCTCACCGCGGCGGCCCACGCGACGCTCGCCGCGGTCGAGCAGCGAGCGCCGGTGATATACCAGGCCGCGATGTTCGACGGCCGGTTCGCCGGGTTCGCCGATTTCCTGATCCTCGCCGACGGGCAGTACCGGCTGCGCGACACCAAGCTGGCCCGGTCGGTGAAGGTCGAGGCCCTCCTGCAGCTCGCGGCCTACAGCGAGACACTGGCCGCCGCGGGCGTACCCGTCGCCGCCGAGGTCGAGCTCGTGCTGGGCGACGGCGCCGTTGCCACCTACCCCGTCGACGAACTGCTGCCCGTGTACCGCCCGCGCCGCGCGGCGCTGGAACACCTGCTCGACACGCACCTGGCCGGCGGGAAACCGGTCAGCTGGGAGGACACCGATGTGCGTGCGTGCTTCCGCTGCCCCGAATGCGCAGTCCAGGTGCGCGCCCACGACGACCTCTTGCTGGTGGCCGGTATGCGCACCAGCCAGCGCGCCCGGTTGATCGACGCGGGCATCACCACGGTGTCCGAACTCGCCGCACGTCCCGTCGACGAGCCGATACCCGGACTGCACCCCCGCATCGCACAGGGCCTCACCGCACAGGCCCGGTTGCAGCGCGCACCGCGCGTGGGCAAGAAACCGCCCTATGAGGTGGTCGACCCGCAACCGCTCATGTCGCTGCCCAACCCCGACCGGGGCGACCTGTTCTTCGACTTCGAGGGCGACCCGCTGTGGACCGACGACGGTGTGCAGTGGGGCCTGGAGTACATGTTCGGCGTGCTGGGTACCGCGCCGCGACCCGACGAGGACTTCCGCCCGTTGTGGGCGCACAACCGCCACGAGGAACGCCGGGCGCTGCGCGACTTCCTGGCGATGGTGCGCAAACGCCGCAAGCGGTATCCGAATATGCACGTCTACCACTACGCGGCGTACGAGAAGACCGCTCTGCTGCGGCTGGCCGGACGCTACGGCGAGGGTGAGGACGAGGTCGACGAACTGCTGCGCGAGGGCGTGCTCGTCGATCTTTATCCCCTGGTACGCAAGAGCATTCGTGTCGGCACCGAGAACTACAGCCTGAAATCGCTCGAGCCGCTGTACATGGGATCGCAGCTGCGCGACGGTGACGTCACGACCGCGACCGACTCCATCACGCAGTACGGGCTCTACTGCACGCTGCGGGCCGAGGGCCGAGACGACGAGGCCGCGCTCGTGCTCAAACAGATCGAGGACTACAACCTCTACGACTGCGTCTCGACGCGCAAGCTGCGGGACTGGCTGATCAACCGTGCCATCGAATGCAGCGTGCCGCCACTGGGCGCGCAACCGGTCGGCCGCGACTCCACGCCCGAACCGGAGGATCAGCTGGCGCGCACGCTGCGCCGGTTCGCCGGCGACGACGAGCGCAGTCCGCAGCAGCAGGCCGTCGCGATGATCGCGGCCGCGAGGGGCTATCACCGACGCGAGGACAAACCGTTCTGGTGGAGCCACTTCGACCGGCTCAACCATCCGGTCGAGGAATGGTCCGACGGCCCAGGCGTTTTCGTCGTCGACACCGCGCTGGTACAGGTCGATTGGCATACGCCGCCACGTGCGCGCAAACCGCAGCGTCGGGTGCGGCTCACCGGCGCGATGGCGGCCGGCGAGCTCAGCCGCGAGATGTATGCGCTCTACGAACCGCCCGCCCCGCCGGGCCTGACCGACGATCCGGAGCGGCGCGCGTTCGGATCGGTACAGGTGCTCGAGGCCGACGACCCGTCCGCACCGACCGAGGTGTTGGTGTGTGAGCGAGAACCAAAGGAGGGCGGGACTTTTCATCAGCTGCCGTTCGCGCTGACACCGGGGCCGCCCATCCGCACCACGGCTCTGCAGAACTCGATCGAGACCACGGCCGCGCAGATCGCCGGCGCCTTGCCGCGGTTGCCCGACAACGCGGTCATCGACATCCTGTTGCGCAGGCCTCCGCGCACGCGCAGCGGCGGGCCGCTCCCCCAGGGCCGGGCGCCCGTGCAGGATCTGATCACCGCGGCACTGCTCGACCTCGATTCGTCGTATCTGGCAGTGCACGGCCCGCCCGGCACCGGCAAGACGTTCACGTCGGCCGCCGTGATCGCGCGGTTGGTCAACGAGCACCAGTGGCGTATCGGTGTGGTCGCGCAGGCACACGCGGTGGTGGAGAACCTGTTCCGCGACGTCATCGCCGCGGGCGTGGCCGCCGACGCCGTCGCCAAGAAACCGCACGGTGACAACGCCGATTGGACCGAACTCAACGAGAAGGACTATCCGGACTTCCTGGAGCAACACGCCGGCACCGGATGCGTCATCGGCGGCACCGCATGGGATTTCGCGAATCCGACACGGATCCCGCCCGGCAGCCTGGACCTGCTGGTGGTCGAGGAGGCAGGCCAGTACAGCCTGGCCAACACCATCGCCGTCGCGCCGGCGGCCCGCAACCTGCTGCTGCTCGGTGACCCGCAACAGCTCCCCCAGGTGAGCGCGGGCACGCATCCCGAACCCGTCGACACCTCGGCGCTGGGGTGGCTCGTGGACGGCCGTCACACGCTGCCCGCCGAACTCGGCTACTTCCTCGACTGCTCGTACCGCATGCATCCGGCGGTCTGCTCGGCGGTGTCGCGCCTGTCCTACGACAACCGCCTGCGTTCGGTGGACGGCGTCACCGCGGCCCGGCGCCTCGACGGCCAGGAACCCGGTGTGCACGTGCTGCTGGTCGATCACGACGGCAACGCCACCGACAGTCCCGAGGAGGCCAAGGTGATCGTCGCCGAGATCGGGCGTCTGCTCGGCGCGGCCTGGACCGACGAACGAGGCACCGTCCCATTGGGTCAGGAGCACGTCCTCATCGTGACGCCGTACAACGCGCAGGTGGTCACGATGCGGCGCCACCTCGACACCGCCGGGCTCACCGACGTGCGCGTCGGTACCGTCGACAAGTTCCAGGGGCAGCAGGCGCCCGTGGTGTTCATCTCCATGGTGGCGTCCTCGGTCGACGACGTGCCCCGCGGAATCTCGTTCCTGCTCAACCGGAATCGCCTCAACGTCGCGGTGAGCCGAGCGAAGTACGCGGCGGTGATCGTGCGCTCGGCGGCGCTCACCGAGTACCTGCCGTCGACACCGGCAGGCGTGGTGGAACTCGGTGCGTTCCTCGCTCTTCCGTCCGCGCCGCACCTCGGTGACGAACCCTCGGGGCGACCGACGCCCTCACCCACCGGCTGA